One genomic segment of Rubripirellula amarantea includes these proteins:
- a CDS encoding endo-1,4-beta-xylanase, which produces MLFQSIVFFCCIALSATFTLGQENTSPKQSSESLTGTWHCQFDSPFGLQTYHLHVAINDAGDATAHAEVDARDEVRKVEFVNVKVDNDSLSFAEVRQFGDQVFRIEYSGERKKKDLAITRSFGERGGQKSLATRELPKPPPKEDPAPVVEVKIDRLIKDAFKDSFLVGMAGDLPSRYSEEELKLAAEHFAAITPENCMKPERVHPAEDRWDFERTDALVQWAEKNDMTIHGHTLVWHAQTPNWFFEGRDPETVKRRMKQHIETLAGRYKGKLQSWDVVNEAINDGGNSETAKTENLRNSDWLQTLGPEFLTLAFKFARQADPDAVLYYNDYNIESGPKHASSMVLLERLVADGAPIDAVGIQGHWRSGRVPFEDIEKAITDYASLGLKVSITELDVTIRGESGGQFGRRRFRSSTPPSLNDLNAQADDYARLFAIFKKHEDVIERVTFWGLNDRRTWRWGQHPLLFDGNNNPKPAYASIVALADSDDDAAKKAPEPPKNVKIEDGGQGDYSAIVTEAPTLAGMTIYRPEDLSAFAGEKKLPVLLWGNGACANTTEEHKNFLSEIASHGFIVLGIGPLDQLQQRNETSRQRTNSSQLVAALDWIIAQDTDENSIYCGKIDTTKVAAMGMSCGGLQAIEISDDPRVTTTVVCNSGVLPSRSPMAAMPILTKEDLKKFHGPVLYIMGGPSDIAYKNAMDDFSRVDHVPIVMTNLDVGHEGTYRQPHGGEYSSVALAWLNWQLKDDKASAKMFVGDDSQLKRNPDWTIDTKNLEQ; this is translated from the coding sequence ATGTTATTTCAATCGATTGTTTTCTTTTGCTGCATCGCGTTGTCCGCCACGTTCACGCTGGGCCAAGAAAATACTTCGCCAAAGCAAAGCTCCGAAAGTTTGACAGGCACGTGGCATTGCCAATTCGATTCACCGTTCGGGTTGCAGACTTACCACCTCCATGTTGCGATTAATGACGCCGGCGATGCAACAGCGCACGCGGAAGTAGATGCTCGCGACGAAGTGCGGAAAGTCGAGTTCGTCAATGTGAAGGTCGACAACGATTCACTCAGCTTTGCGGAGGTACGGCAGTTCGGCGACCAAGTGTTTCGTATTGAGTACAGCGGCGAACGCAAAAAAAAGGACCTCGCGATAACGAGGTCGTTTGGAGAGCGGGGCGGCCAGAAGTCGCTTGCCACGCGTGAGCTTCCCAAGCCACCACCGAAAGAAGATCCTGCTCCGGTGGTCGAAGTCAAAATCGATCGCCTTATCAAGGACGCATTCAAAGACTCGTTCTTGGTCGGCATGGCCGGTGACCTTCCTTCGCGTTATTCAGAGGAGGAGTTGAAACTAGCGGCAGAGCATTTCGCCGCGATCACTCCCGAAAACTGCATGAAGCCCGAGCGAGTTCACCCGGCCGAAGATCGTTGGGATTTTGAGCGGACCGATGCTTTGGTGCAGTGGGCCGAAAAGAACGACATGACCATCCACGGCCACACCTTGGTTTGGCATGCGCAGACGCCCAATTGGTTCTTCGAGGGGCGTGATCCCGAGACGGTCAAGCGGCGGATGAAACAACATATTGAAACGCTTGCGGGACGGTACAAAGGGAAGTTGCAGAGTTGGGATGTGGTCAATGAAGCCATCAACGATGGTGGGAACTCTGAAACCGCGAAGACAGAGAATCTACGCAACTCGGATTGGTTGCAAACGCTCGGCCCCGAGTTTCTCACTTTGGCATTCAAGTTTGCTCGACAGGCAGATCCCGATGCTGTGCTCTACTACAACGACTACAACATCGAATCGGGACCCAAGCATGCAAGTTCGATGGTGCTGCTTGAACGACTGGTTGCCGATGGTGCTCCCATCGATGCCGTCGGCATACAAGGGCATTGGCGAAGCGGGCGGGTTCCTTTCGAAGACATCGAAAAAGCGATCACCGACTATGCATCGCTTGGACTGAAAGTCAGTATCACGGAACTCGACGTTACAATCCGTGGTGAATCCGGCGGACAATTCGGAAGACGACGGTTTCGAAGTTCTACACCTCCTTCACTCAACGATTTGAATGCCCAAGCTGATGACTATGCCCGCCTGTTTGCGATCTTCAAAAAGCACGAAGACGTCATCGAACGCGTTACTTTCTGGGGCTTGAACGATCGACGAACTTGGCGGTGGGGGCAACATCCGCTTCTCTTTGACGGTAACAACAATCCTAAGCCAGCGTATGCCAGTATTGTGGCGTTGGCAGATAGCGATGACGATGCTGCCAAGAAAGCCCCCGAACCGCCCAAGAACGTGAAGATTGAAGACGGTGGTCAGGGTGATTATTCAGCGATCGTAACGGAAGCACCAACACTTGCAGGAATGACGATTTATCGCCCGGAGGATTTGTCTGCTTTTGCAGGCGAAAAGAAGCTGCCAGTACTTCTATGGGGAAATGGAGCGTGTGCGAACACGACGGAGGAACACAAGAACTTTCTCAGCGAGATTGCATCGCACGGATTCATTGTTCTCGGCATTGGACCGCTGGATCAGTTGCAACAGCGAAACGAGACATCTCGTCAGCGGACGAATTCTTCTCAATTGGTTGCTGCCTTGGACTGGATTATCGCACAGGACACCGATGAAAACAGCATCTACTGCGGAAAGATTGATACGACCAAAGTCGCCGCGATGGGAATGTCATGTGGTGGACTGCAAGCCATCGAAATCTCGGACGATCCCCGAGTCACAACGACGGTTGTTTGCAACAGTGGCGTATTACCCTCTCGCTCACCGATGGCTGCGATGCCGATCCTGACGAAGGAAGACCTCAAAAAGTTTCACGGTCCCGTCCTGTACATTATGGGCGGCCCTTCCGACATCGCCTACAAGAACGCGATGGACGATTTTTCCCGAGTCGATCATGTGCCCATCGTAATGACCAACTTAGACGTCGGGCACGAAGGAACCTACCGTCAGCCGCACGGCGGCGAATACTCCTCCGTTGCCCTCGCTTGGCTCAACTGGCAGCTCAAAGACGATAAGGCTTCCGCGAAGATGTTCGTTGGCGACGATAGTCAATTGAAACGCAATCCGGATTGGACGATCGACACGAAGAACTTGGAACAGTAG
- a CDS encoding FHA domain-containing serine/threonine-protein kinase, whose translation MAGLIVSQGRDTGRCIYGGFSNSISLGRSPECDFQLHDPAVSRVHCHLQTIDGTTLLRDADSRWGTFVNGLQVEERMLAIGDRVLVGETELLVTHSDTEANRSTVFPLGRNHTATRTTNHVAKSQTASEDALRDDEQVLALLGNSYLNYELIRLIATSATGATFEALDTVSNQVVALKIFWPQLLIRPNERTRFVRAMKSAIEVNHPKVVRVLNAGRHRGTCFTASELVIGESVSALIGRIGICGMLDWRRVLRIGIDAAEALTAAHAHGLLHRNITPRNLLIRTQDDTVKLNDLVIAKAVNSTHGEKLTIAGELLGDLLYMSPEQLTSERPLDARSDIYSLGASLYAMLTGRPPLEGRNRNETMQWIEVEKPQPPTTHHLSVSPLFEGAVMRMLEKRPDDRHPSAAELLREFQRVAQYENVSV comes from the coding sequence ATGGCTGGACTTATTGTCAGTCAGGGCCGTGATACGGGGCGCTGCATCTACGGCGGGTTTTCCAACTCCATCTCTCTTGGAAGATCGCCCGAATGCGATTTCCAACTTCACGATCCTGCCGTTTCGCGGGTGCACTGTCATTTGCAAACCATCGATGGCACCACCCTGCTTCGAGATGCCGATAGCCGTTGGGGGACGTTCGTCAATGGATTGCAGGTCGAAGAGCGGATGCTGGCCATCGGGGATCGAGTGCTTGTTGGTGAAACCGAATTGCTGGTCACCCACAGTGATACCGAGGCGAACAGGTCGACGGTCTTTCCCTTAGGGCGCAACCACACGGCGACACGGACGACGAATCACGTCGCGAAATCGCAAACCGCTTCAGAAGACGCCCTTCGTGATGACGAGCAAGTTCTTGCGCTACTGGGAAACTCGTATCTGAACTACGAACTGATTCGCCTCATCGCAACGTCAGCCACCGGAGCCACGTTTGAAGCTCTCGACACGGTGAGCAATCAAGTGGTTGCGTTAAAAATATTCTGGCCACAGCTACTCATTCGCCCGAACGAGCGAACACGCTTTGTACGAGCAATGAAATCAGCGATCGAGGTGAATCATCCCAAAGTCGTCCGTGTTCTCAATGCTGGCCGACACCGCGGTACTTGCTTCACAGCAAGCGAATTGGTCATCGGTGAATCGGTGTCGGCTCTGATCGGGCGGATAGGCATCTGCGGCATGCTGGATTGGCGACGCGTGTTGCGGATTGGAATCGATGCGGCCGAAGCACTGACCGCCGCTCACGCCCATGGACTTCTACATCGCAATATAACGCCCCGCAATTTGCTCATTCGCACACAAGACGACACCGTCAAACTGAACGATCTGGTCATTGCGAAAGCAGTCAACTCAACCCACGGAGAAAAACTCACGATAGCTGGCGAATTGCTAGGCGACCTGCTCTACATGTCGCCCGAACAGTTGACCAGTGAACGACCACTCGACGCACGCAGTGACATCTATAGTCTCGGTGCGTCACTGTACGCGATGCTGACCGGACGACCGCCTTTAGAAGGTCGCAACCGCAACGAAACGATGCAGTGGATCGAAGTCGAAAAACCACAACCGCCAACTACCCATCACCTGTCTGTTTCACCGCTCTTTGAGGGTGCAGTGATGCGAATGTTGGAGAAGCGCCCTGACGACCGGCACCCCAGCGCAGCCGAATTGCTTCGTGAATTTCAACGGGTGGCGCAATACGAGAACGTCTCGGTCTAG
- a CDS encoding alpha/beta hydrolase-fold protein: protein MRKLVLLVLLGMLQLASAVAEAQEQDPERPRQGGRGGGFGGPIELGPDDKQTYPDPADSIVSKREDIPHVKLEMIDYESKTVGTTRKMNVYTPPGYSSEMKYPVLYLLHGIGGDETEWQRFATPDVLFDNLIADGKAVPMIVVMPNGRAQKNDRAEGNVMASAPAFAVFEKDLLVDVIPTIESRYSVQADREHRALAGLSMGGGQSLNFGLTNLDTFAWVGGFSSAPNTKAPEELVPDPEQAKEQLELLYLSCGNKDGMIRISQRLQRYLNEHDIPHIWNVDSHGHDPTHWRNNLYYFAQLVFQETSKASELQEDTTTNSNEQPSASKDENAAAGSNVPEGIKDDFKPAPTNQAGKDYPQVNSQGRIKFRVVAPEAKSVATTFRDSTEFVKGEDGAWVGYSRPLDEGFHYYELIIDGAHVPDPNSKYYFGAMRWGSGIEIPAHDREFYALKNVPHGQVREIYFHSESTDSERRAFVYTPPGYDSNQDERYPVLYLQHGWGENEYGWSVQGHAGLIIDNLIAEGKTKPFIIVMTYGMTNEVRMGGLRNFDIKDFETVLVDELVPHIDQNFRTLTDQPNRAMAGLSMGSMETKSITLRNLDKFSHIGLFSGATIGKQVFENTEGFKDKVELVFVSYGSKEVGGGRTRRGGNPAESVKQLKEMGIDAHYYLSPETAHEWQTWRRSLKEFAPLLFQPEDSLLGDWKVDFDTQIGVQSYAMTFGKESGELSATARAEVNGRSRDVTFEQVKRTGDTISFVENLNFGGNEIRIEYEGQIDGDTILFSRKVGDFATEKATAKKSKSVDDLVSENVKESMQRRADAQRQQAVAMADSVDPNFHIYLCFGQSNMDSGGRMNDADRDVPERLLVMADFDNDQRGWQKGNWYHAVPPLAARGRGICMVDSFGKVMVHSLPDDVRVGIIKVCVPGCKIEMYQKQSFQSYIDGERDWLKNIVKAYEGNPYQYLVDMAREAKKHGVIKGILLHQGESNTGDKEWPEKVKSVYDDLMKDLDLDPSEVPLLAGEMVHADQGGRCASHNAIIATLPESISGARVISSAGLPTDDKLHFNPEGSREFGKRYAVAMLSLLASESVVAE from the coding sequence ATGAGAAAATTAGTTCTTCTCGTCCTGCTCGGCATGCTACAGCTTGCCAGTGCCGTTGCCGAAGCACAGGAGCAAGACCCGGAACGTCCTCGCCAAGGTGGTCGCGGAGGCGGATTCGGCGGCCCGATCGAACTTGGTCCCGACGACAAGCAAACTTATCCCGATCCTGCCGATAGCATCGTTTCAAAGCGGGAAGACATTCCGCACGTCAAGTTGGAGATGATCGACTATGAGTCGAAGACGGTCGGCACGACTCGCAAGATGAACGTCTACACGCCCCCGGGGTACTCGAGCGAGATGAAGTACCCTGTCTTGTATTTGTTGCACGGCATTGGCGGCGACGAAACCGAGTGGCAGCGTTTTGCGACACCTGATGTGTTGTTTGACAACCTGATCGCGGATGGCAAAGCGGTTCCGATGATTGTGGTGATGCCGAACGGCCGCGCGCAGAAAAATGACCGCGCCGAAGGCAATGTAATGGCGAGTGCTCCGGCATTTGCCGTTTTTGAGAAAGACTTGCTCGTTGACGTCATTCCCACCATCGAGTCGCGTTATTCCGTTCAGGCCGATCGAGAACATCGAGCCCTGGCCGGCTTGTCGATGGGCGGTGGCCAGTCGCTGAACTTCGGACTGACCAACCTGGACACGTTTGCCTGGGTCGGCGGATTCTCGTCCGCGCCCAATACTAAGGCCCCAGAGGAATTGGTCCCCGACCCAGAACAGGCGAAGGAACAACTCGAGCTACTCTACTTGTCATGTGGAAACAAAGACGGAATGATCCGAATTAGTCAACGTCTGCAGCGTTATTTGAATGAGCACGACATTCCACACATCTGGAACGTCGACTCGCACGGACACGATCCGACCCACTGGCGAAACAATCTGTACTATTTTGCTCAATTGGTATTTCAGGAAACATCGAAGGCCTCAGAGCTACAGGAAGACACGACGACCAATTCAAACGAGCAACCTTCAGCGAGCAAAGATGAGAACGCGGCTGCTGGAAGTAATGTTCCTGAAGGCATCAAAGATGATTTCAAGCCGGCGCCTACCAATCAAGCTGGAAAGGACTACCCGCAGGTCAATTCCCAAGGTCGCATCAAGTTTCGCGTCGTCGCGCCGGAAGCGAAGAGCGTGGCAACGACATTTCGTGACAGTACTGAGTTCGTAAAAGGTGAAGATGGGGCTTGGGTCGGCTACTCACGTCCGCTTGACGAAGGCTTCCACTACTATGAGTTGATCATCGACGGTGCCCACGTACCGGATCCCAACAGCAAATACTATTTCGGAGCAATGCGTTGGGGGAGCGGCATCGAAATTCCTGCCCACGATCGTGAATTCTACGCACTGAAAAACGTTCCCCACGGCCAGGTTCGAGAGATCTACTTCCATTCAGAGAGCACGGATTCCGAGCGGCGAGCTTTCGTTTACACACCACCGGGCTACGACAGCAATCAAGACGAACGCTACCCAGTGCTGTACTTGCAGCACGGCTGGGGAGAAAACGAATACGGCTGGAGCGTCCAAGGCCACGCAGGTCTGATCATCGATAATTTGATCGCGGAAGGAAAGACAAAGCCCTTCATCATCGTCATGACCTATGGCATGACCAACGAAGTTCGCATGGGCGGGCTTCGCAACTTTGACATCAAGGATTTTGAAACGGTCCTCGTTGATGAACTCGTTCCCCATATCGATCAGAACTTCCGCACTTTGACCGATCAACCCAATCGTGCCATGGCTGGACTGTCGATGGGTAGCATGGAAACGAAGTCAATCACGCTACGCAACCTTGACAAGTTTTCGCACATCGGGCTGTTTAGTGGAGCCACGATTGGAAAACAAGTTTTCGAGAACACGGAAGGGTTCAAAGACAAAGTTGAACTCGTGTTCGTTAGCTACGGAAGCAAGGAGGTTGGAGGCGGGCGGACGCGTCGTGGTGGCAATCCCGCCGAGTCAGTGAAGCAATTAAAGGAGATGGGAATCGATGCCCACTACTACCTGTCTCCCGAAACCGCCCACGAATGGCAGACTTGGCGACGCAGTTTGAAAGAATTCGCGCCTCTGTTGTTTCAGCCTGAGGACAGCCTGTTAGGCGACTGGAAGGTCGACTTTGATACTCAAATCGGCGTCCAAAGCTATGCAATGACCTTTGGCAAGGAAAGCGGCGAACTCTCCGCAACGGCGAGAGCTGAAGTCAATGGTCGCTCACGCGACGTTACCTTTGAGCAGGTCAAACGGACCGGCGATACCATCTCGTTCGTCGAAAACCTGAATTTTGGTGGAAACGAAATTCGTATTGAATACGAGGGGCAGATCGACGGCGACACGATCCTGTTTTCGCGAAAGGTAGGCGACTTCGCAACGGAGAAAGCAACGGCGAAGAAATCGAAATCCGTTGACGACTTGGTCTCCGAAAACGTAAAGGAATCAATGCAGCGTCGGGCCGATGCTCAGCGACAACAGGCCGTCGCAATGGCCGACTCGGTCGACCCAAACTTCCACATTTATCTCTGCTTCGGCCAATCCAACATGGATAGCGGCGGGCGGATGAATGACGCTGACCGTGACGTTCCCGAGCGTCTGCTGGTGATGGCCGACTTTGACAACGATCAAAGGGGCTGGCAGAAAGGAAATTGGTACCACGCCGTTCCACCGCTGGCCGCGCGAGGGCGAGGCATTTGCATGGTCGATTCATTCGGCAAAGTGATGGTTCATTCGCTTCCAGACGACGTCCGCGTTGGAATCATCAAGGTTTGTGTGCCCGGATGCAAAATCGAAATGTATCAGAAGCAGTCGTTTCAGTCTTATATCGACGGCGAGAGAGACTGGTTGAAAAACATCGTCAAAGCCTACGAGGGAAATCCTTATCAGTACCTTGTCGACATGGCCAGAGAGGCGAAGAAGCACGGCGTCATCAAAGGAATTCTTCTCCATCAGGGCGAATCCAACACCGGGGACAAAGAGTGGCCCGAGAAAGTCAAGTCCGTCTATGACGACTTGATGAAGGACCTCGATTTAGATCCAAGCGAGGTGCCTCTGTTGGCCGGAGAGATGGTGCACGCTGATCAGGGAGGCCGATGTGCAAGTCACAACGCGATCATCGCGACCTTACCGGAATCAATCTCGGGTGCTCGGGTGATATCGTCAGCAGGTTTGCCGACCGACGACAAACTGCATTTTAACCCGGAAGGCTCTCGCGAGTTTGGTAAGAGATATGCTGTTGCAATGCTCTCACTGTTGGCTTCAGAGAGCGTTGTTGCCGAATAA
- a CDS encoding formylglycine-generating enzyme family protein — MKFRLIPAGEFLMGSPESEANRKSDEQQHHVRITKPFYLGVTEVTQGQWVEVMSTASWKRRLLASGLMNIAVGTIYKNDALTFCKKLSRKDESYRLPTEAEWEYACRAGTATAYHFGDDPALLNQYGHVKSTGYNSDYRYIHSFSHPVGTKKPNPFGIFDMYGNAQEYCSDLYSKTYYVESELVNPSGPKTGGVVLRGGDRKKDASTYRSAARSTRPQAASKFSGGFPYMRNGGYTSGDQRGFRLVLEVKKVSDGVASPKDPK; from the coding sequence ATGAAGTTTCGGCTGATTCCGGCAGGTGAGTTCTTGATGGGATCGCCCGAATCGGAGGCCAATCGAAAAAGTGACGAGCAACAACATCATGTTCGAATCACCAAACCATTTTACTTGGGTGTGACAGAAGTAACCCAGGGCCAATGGGTGGAAGTCATGTCGACCGCAAGTTGGAAGAGACGCTTGCTTGCTTCGGGGTTGATGAACATTGCTGTAGGAACGATCTACAAAAACGACGCATTGACGTTTTGTAAGAAGCTAAGTCGTAAGGACGAGAGTTACCGTTTGCCGACCGAAGCAGAGTGGGAGTACGCGTGTCGCGCGGGAACAGCAACGGCTTATCATTTCGGGGACGACCCTGCGTTACTTAATCAGTACGGGCATGTAAAATCGACCGGGTACAACAGCGACTACCGATACATCCACAGCTTTTCACACCCCGTTGGAACGAAGAAACCAAACCCCTTTGGCATCTTTGATATGTACGGGAACGCCCAAGAATACTGCAGTGACCTCTACAGCAAGACTTACTACGTCGAGTCTGAATTGGTAAATCCTTCTGGCCCGAAAACAGGCGGCGTGGTTCTACGTGGAGGTGACCGAAAGAAAGACGCATCGACTTATCGATCCGCGGCTCGTTCGACACGCCCCCAAGCTGCTTCGAAGTTCTCCGGAGGATTCCCCTACATGCGCAACGGTGGCTATACCTCGGGTGACCAAAGGGGCTTTCGCCTTGTTCTTGAGGTCAAGAAGGTATCCGACGGCGTCGCGAGTCCCAAGGATCCAAAATAG
- a CDS encoding alpha/beta hydrolase → MTSIEIPAQPNAIELGTGPLPGAETPESWHSQYGSKFARNVTVATLTPFLPDPGKATGAAVIVAPGGGFRTLSMENEGWQVAEALAAKGVAAFVLKYRLNQTAADLNEFADPTRPRPRSGPRSGRPTPTEMTARIAPQVADANAAFALIRENSEKWHVDPDRIGMIGFSAGAMLTMTTTLSEGESKPAFIASIYGGLNAVEVPADAPPLFVAIAADDPLFPVGFGLIENWRKANRAVELHYYEQGGHGFGMYQKSTTSTGWFDAYVRWLGMHGYLKPAS, encoded by the coding sequence ATGACGTCGATCGAAATCCCCGCACAGCCCAACGCCATCGAGTTGGGAACTGGTCCATTGCCCGGCGCCGAAACGCCCGAGTCCTGGCACAGTCAATACGGTAGCAAGTTCGCGCGCAACGTTACTGTGGCCACGTTGACTCCCTTTCTACCTGATCCTGGGAAGGCGACCGGCGCGGCTGTGATTGTTGCACCAGGAGGAGGTTTCAGGACGTTGTCAATGGAAAATGAAGGTTGGCAGGTCGCCGAGGCGCTCGCCGCCAAAGGCGTGGCGGCTTTTGTGCTCAAGTATCGTCTTAACCAGACTGCTGCGGATCTAAATGAGTTCGCAGATCCTACTCGCCCCCGGCCTAGGAGTGGGCCGCGGTCAGGGCGTCCGACACCGACAGAGATGACCGCTCGTATTGCACCGCAAGTCGCCGATGCGAACGCCGCTTTCGCGCTCATTCGCGAGAATTCCGAGAAATGGCATGTGGATCCAGACCGCATCGGCATGATCGGATTCTCTGCTGGCGCGATGCTCACCATGACAACAACGCTGAGCGAAGGGGAAAGCAAGCCCGCATTCATCGCCAGCATCTATGGCGGACTGAATGCGGTTGAAGTTCCCGCCGATGCACCGCCCCTATTCGTTGCTATTGCAGCCGATGACCCACTTTTCCCTGTTGGCTTTGGCCTGATTGAGAACTGGCGTAAAGCAAATCGCGCTGTTGAATTGCATTACTACGAACAAGGCGGGCACGGCTTTGGCATGTACCAGAAATCCACTACCAGCACCGGATGGTTCGATGCCTATGTACGATGGCTCGGAATGCATGGTTATCTGAAGCCGGCGAGCTAG
- a CDS encoding transposase — MGRPKRADAAGHCYHMLNRANLRATIFEKDADYEAFEKILDEALQRFNIELFSYCLMPNHYHLLVRPGEDGEMGRFGHYIGLTHTQRYHAHYKTTGMGHVYQGRFKSFPVQDDEHFLTVARYVERNAYAAKLCKKPEDWKFGSLHHWQHKTKPFSQRMSSWPIRRTPKWAQVVATKFSEPERTQLDWSAKRGVPFGTETWVEHIARTFDLESTMRPRGRPRKNPIKK, encoded by the coding sequence ATGGGACGCCCCAAGCGCGCCGATGCCGCTGGACACTGCTATCACATGCTCAATCGAGCGAACCTTCGGGCGACCATCTTTGAAAAAGATGCGGACTACGAAGCGTTTGAGAAGATCCTCGATGAGGCTTTGCAGCGATTCAATATTGAACTTTTTTCGTACTGCTTGATGCCAAACCACTATCACCTCTTGGTTCGCCCGGGTGAGGACGGTGAAATGGGCCGCTTCGGCCACTACATCGGATTGACTCACACTCAAAGGTATCACGCCCACTACAAGACAACCGGAATGGGGCATGTCTACCAGGGTCGGTTCAAGTCGTTCCCCGTCCAAGACGACGAACACTTTCTGACGGTCGCTCGGTACGTCGAGCGAAATGCATACGCAGCAAAACTGTGCAAGAAACCCGAAGACTGGAAATTTGGCAGCTTGCACCACTGGCAACATAAGACGAAGCCATTCTCGCAGCGGATGTCTTCCTGGCCGATCCGCCGAACGCCCAAATGGGCTCAGGTCGTTGCGACGAAATTCAGTGAACCGGAGCGAACCCAGCTAGACTGGAGTGCCAAACGGGGAGTCCCCTTCGGAACGGAAACTTGGGTCGAGCACATCGCCAGAACGTTCGATTTGGAGTCCACCATGCGTCCTCGCGGACGCCCAAGGAAGAATCCGATCAAGAAATGA
- a CDS encoding helix-turn-helix domain-containing protein: protein MKPAFEKLVPRSGESFRCFDRSELSSPAKWHRHPEIELTYVPRGSGSRIVGDHIDSYTDRDLVLLGSELPHTWTSDEYLGQTYDRHHAIVTQFHPEFLGFEFFACGEMTQVAGLLQRSQRGIWFPPKVAASVGQKLDKLIASEGAARLLLLISILDELSRCADAVALATAAFRVSSGAATGSARETRIQKVCDHIGDRLDDPELTLKSLAELAGMNSSAFTRFFKQSTGRTPSAYIGELRIGLACRLLTDTDDTILSICHQSGFSNLSNFNRRFQQMRSMTPREYRSNFRVVT from the coding sequence GATCGGAATTGAGTTCGCCTGCGAAGTGGCACCGACACCCCGAGATAGAATTGACCTACGTGCCCCGTGGTTCGGGATCTCGAATTGTGGGCGATCATATCGACAGTTACACCGATCGTGATTTAGTGCTGCTCGGATCAGAGCTTCCGCACACGTGGACTTCCGATGAGTACCTCGGACAGACCTACGATCGACACCATGCGATCGTGACGCAATTCCATCCCGAATTTCTAGGTTTTGAATTCTTTGCCTGTGGGGAAATGACGCAAGTCGCTGGGTTGCTGCAAAGATCTCAGCGGGGGATTTGGTTTCCTCCCAAAGTTGCGGCGTCCGTTGGGCAGAAGCTTGACAAGTTGATCGCCAGCGAAGGTGCGGCAAGGTTGCTCTTGCTGATTAGCATCTTGGACGAACTATCGCGTTGTGCTGACGCGGTAGCTTTGGCGACGGCAGCTTTCCGGGTTAGCTCGGGTGCAGCGACTGGCAGTGCAAGGGAAACACGAATCCAGAAAGTTTGTGATCACATCGGAGACCGTTTGGACGATCCCGAACTCACGTTAAAAAGTCTTGCTGAATTGGCGGGGATGAACTCATCGGCGTTCACACGGTTCTTCAAGCAATCGACCGGGCGGACACCGTCGGCCTATATCGGTGAATTGCGAATTGGCTTGGCGTGCCGTCTTCTTACGGATACCGACGACACGATACTGTCCATCTGTCACCAATCGGGCTTTTCGAACCTGTCCAACTTCAATCGTCGCTTTCAACAAATGCGGTCGATGACGCCCCGAGAATACCGATCAAACTTTCGAGTCGTCACCTAG
- a CDS encoding sigma-70 family RNA polymerase sigma factor has translation MTMNEDEIRCLLALATAGDDSALGQLLEQYRPLLTRMTQQQLPNDLQPRVGNSDAVQVSCLSAIRSIKNFDGNDPAEFIAWLTKLHHDNLQDIRRDHIDRDKRSTRRETSGSNLVFRDERQQTGSAWTIQREDRQAVLDALDALPENQAQVIRMRHMDGMKLKEIAEVVDRSPAAVAGLLKRGLKTLREHFDGTNSSKTQ, from the coding sequence ATGACTATGAACGAGGATGAAATCCGATGCCTTCTGGCACTCGCCACAGCGGGTGACGACTCAGCTTTGGGCCAACTTCTCGAGCAATATCGGCCTTTGTTAACCCGGATGACCCAACAGCAGTTACCCAACGACCTCCAGCCTCGTGTCGGAAATTCCGATGCGGTCCAAGTGTCGTGCCTATCGGCGATCCGCAGCATCAAGAATTTCGATGGAAATGATCCGGCCGAGTTCATCGCTTGGCTGACGAAGCTACATCACGACAATTTGCAAGACATTCGCCGCGATCACATCGACCGTGACAAGCGATCCACCCGCCGCGAAACCTCCGGTTCCAACCTTGTCTTTCGCGATGAACGGCAACAAACCGGATCAGCATGGACGATCCAGAGAGAGGACCGCCAAGCGGTGTTGGACGCACTCGACGCTCTCCCTGAAAACCAAGCACAGGTCATTCGAATGCGGCATATGGACGGCATGAAATTGAAGGAAATCGCTGAGGTTGTCGACCGAAGCCCTGCGGCCGTTGCGGGTCTTTTGAAACGCGGACTGAAAACGCTCCGAGAACACTTTGACGGCACGAACTCATCAAAGACGCAATGA